From a single Nicotiana tomentosiformis chromosome 2, ASM39032v3, whole genome shotgun sequence genomic region:
- the LOC104111149 gene encoding uncharacterized protein isoform X1 — MASDTLTYTDSMNLKVRELLKEVQLEYSPETTATVDKVVSAIKEAIDKIPEDQVTADLAPGFVRDIKADKVEFTFKKPKSLEISGSYSIQCITKPDLNVDLFLHLPKECFYEKDYLNYRYHAKRFLYLCKIKEQLKESPLIRAVRWSSFQNEARKPILLIYPAVKLIGNAEFVVRIIPTATSLLSATKLRLERNNIRTVKQGDALQATPRYNNSILEDLFLEDNAEFVKRTFSGWKELGEALILLKVWARQRSSIYAHDCLNGFLISVLLAFLATRPGRHHINSSMNTMQIFRITVDFIATSKTWDKGIFIQPQPEKASNKDMQLFPVVICNSFEDFNLAFRLSHNGFKELRNEAALAVNSINKCEDGGFDELFITKIDFPARYDYCMRLNLRGNCEVSSLGFCLDDELWRSQEQKILSLMDQGLSDRSKSIRVIWRNTASECNFEEGLSELDNEPLLIGISVKSAESAFKMTVIGPSPEERDKALEFRKFWGEKATLRQFRDSRIAEVAVWEHEEWERHLIIKDIAEHVLSRHLSITKEKIVPVVDQLDFCLLHRDVDPISFSKSLLVALEELSKRLLQLNDIPLKVSTVQPLDSAFRMTSVFPPIPHPLAQEKGVDIKLRKPVSTCINPVEVMIQLEGSGNWPMDEIAIEKTKMAFLLRIAESLQNNWGMMFTATEDDVDVLMSGYAFRLKISHERALSLVTGQSNNCRHQWSLSADRKLLLRHQHASKINALRGRYPVYGPIVRLAKRWVSAHLFSTVLTEEAVELLVSYLFLRPLPFEPTFSRITGFLRFLRLLSKYDWAFSPLIVDFDGDFSTEEKHKIIENFMRSREEHEKDTQNLSPAMFLVTKYDITSEAWTRSSPTTAELRRLVTYSTSSVNLLTKLILQDGYDSYGWKCLLRTPLNNYDAVVLLHRDKLPYPQHLLFPSELKQERCVVRGHATKIFHPFFLPGDFKVNYGELKSKLMVNFDPVRCFVTDIQARFPDGVKVWHDALGGDALGLTLAKASSKKRKHDDSTEESKDLLITLKTIGEVGKGLVRSIHVVKTRKSNN; from the exons ATGGCGTCGGATACATTAACTTACACGGACTCGATGAACTTGAAGGTGAGGGAGCTGTTGAAGGAGGTCCAGCTCGAATACTCCCCTGAAACTACTGCAACTGTGGACAAGGTCGTCTCCGCCATAAAAGAAGCAATTGATAAAATCCCTGAAGACCAG GTTACGGCTGACTTGGCACCAGGGTTTGTTAGAGACATCAAAGCTGATAAGGTGGAATTCACGTTTAAGAAGCCAAAATCTCTAGAAATTAGCGGGAGTTATTCCATACAATGCATTACCAAACCAGATTTAAATGTGGATCTTTTTCTTCACTTGCCAAAG GAGTGTTTTTACGAAAAAGATTACCTAAATTATCGATACCATGCCAAAAGATTCCTTTATCTCTGCAAAATCAAGGAGCAGCTGAAAGAATCTCCGTTAATCAGAGCTGTGCGATGGTCTAGTTTCCAAAATGAGGCTCGGAAACCTATATTACTTATCTATCCAG CAGTTAAGCTTATTGGAAATGCTGAATTTGTTGTGAGAATAATTCCTACCGCGACATCTTTGTTAAGTGCAACAAAACTTCGCTTGGAGCGAAACAATATCCGTACTGTCAAACAAG GAGATGCTTTACAAGCAACTCCAAGGTACAATAATAGTATATTGGAGGACTTGTTTCTTGAGGATAATGCAGAATTTGTCAAAAGAACTTTCTCTGGGTGGAAAGAATTGGGGGAAGCCTTGATACTGCTAAAA GTGTGGGCTCGGCAGAGGAGTTCAATCTATGCCCATGATTGCTTAAATGGGTTTCTAATTTCTGTCTTATTGGCCTTCCTTGCAACAAGGCCTGGAAGGCATCATATAAACAGTTCCATGAATACAATGCAGATATTTCGCATCACAGTGGACTTCATCG CCACCTCTAAGACATGGGATAAGGGGATTTTTATTCAGCCCCAGCCTGAAAAAGCTTCAAACAAG GATATGCAGTTGTTTCCTGTGGTCATTTGCAATTCATTTGAGGACTTCAATTTGGCATTCCGTCTGTCGCACAATGGTTTCAAAGAG CTGCGCAATGAGGCTGCATTGGCAGTTAATAGCATCAATAAATGTGAAGATGGTGGCTTTGATGAGCTTTTTATCACAAAGATTGACTTTCCCGCTAGATATGACTACTGCATGAG GTTGAACTTGAGGGGAAACTGTGAAGTTTCTAGCTTAGGATTCTGCTTAGATGATGAACTTTGGAGATCTCAGGAGCAGAAGATACTCTCCCTCATGGACCAAGGGTTGAGCGACAGATCTAAGTCCATTCGTGTTATTTGGAGAAACACTGCATCTGAATGCAACTTTGAAGAG GGACTGTCGGAGCTAGACAATGAGCCGTTGCTTATTGGGATTTCTGTCAAATCAGCAGAATCAGCCTTTAAAATGACTGTCATAGGTCCTAGCCCTGAGGAAAGAGATAAG GCTTTAGAATTTCGGAAGTTTTGGGGAGAAAAGGCGACTCTTCGACAGTTTCGCGATAGTAGAATAGCTGAAGTTGCAG TATGGGAACACGAGGAATGGGAAAGGCATCTCATCATAAAAGATATTGCCGAGCATGTTTTGTCTAGGCATCTTTCCATCACCAAAGAAAAAATCGTTCCTGTTGTGGATCAACTTGATTTTTGTCTCCTCCACAGGGATGTAG ATCCTATATCATTCTCAAAAAGTTTGCTGGTGGCACTTGAAGAGCTGTCAAAGCGTTTGCTTCAACTTAATGACATTCCACTAAAGGTGTCGACTGTGCAACCTCTGGACTCAG CTTTCAGGATGACATCTGTCTTCCCGCCCATCCCTCATCCTTTGGCACAGGAGAAGGGTGTTGACATAAAACTAAGGAAGCCTGTTTCAACCTGTATAAATCCAGTTGAAGTTATGATTCAG CTTGAAGGATCTGGAAATTGGCCAATGGACGAAATTGCAATAGAGAAGACAAAAATGGCGTTTCTTCTCAGAATTGCTGAGAG TCTGCAGAACAATTGGGGGATGATGTTTACTGCTACAGAAGATGATGTAGATGTTCTGATGTCTGGCTATGCATTCCGCCTTAAAATTTCTCATGAAAGGGCTCTAAGTTTGGTGACTGGGCAAA GTAATAATTGTCGACATCAATGGAGCCTCTCTGCTGACAGAAAACTTCTTCTACGACACCAACATGCAAGCAAGATTAATGCTTTAAGGGGTCGTTATCCCGTGTATGGACCAATTGTTCG GCTGGCTAAAAGATGGGTTTCTGCACACCTATTTTCCACGGTGCTGACAGAGGAGGCAGTTGAACTATTGGTTTCATATCTTTTCTTGAGACCTTTGCCATTTGAACCTACTTTCTCCCGAATAACAGGATTTTTGAG GTTCTTACGATTATTGTCAAAATATGATTGGGCCTTTTCACCCTTAATCGTTGATTTCGATGGCGACTTTTCGACTGAGGAGAAACATAAGATTATT GAGAATTTCATGAGGAGTAGAGAAGAGCATGAAAAGGATACTCAAAATTTAAGTCCTGCAATGTTCTTAGTTACTAAATATGACATCACATCTGAAGCATGGACAAGATCTTCACCAACTACAGCA GAGCTAAGAAGATTGGTGACTTATTCAACTAGCAGTGTGAATTTGTTGACCAAACTGATTTTGCAAGATGGATATGATTCTTATGGATGGAAA TGTCTTCTCCGCACGCCTCTGAACAACTACGATGCTGTTGTTCTTCTCCACAGGGATAAATTGCCCTACCCCCAGCATCTTCTCTTTCCATCCGAGCTCAAACAAG AGCGGTGTGTGGTGCGGGGGCATGCAACCAAGATTTTCCATCCTTTCTTTTTGCCTGGAGACTTCAAAGTGAACTATGGGGAACTGAAAAGTAAGCTGATGGTGAATTTTGATCCAGTAAGGTGCTTTGTTACCGATATCCAGGCAA GATTTCCCGATGGGGTGAAGGTGTGGCACGATGCTTTGGGTGGTGATGCTCTTGGTCTTACATTAGCAAAAGCAAGTTCAAAG AAACGAAAGCATGATGACTCGACAGAGGAGAGCAAGGATCTTCTGATTACGCTAAAAACCATAGGCGAGGTCGGCAAAGGCCTTGTGAGAAGTATCCATGTTGTCAAGACCCGAAAAAGTAATAATTAA
- the LOC104111149 gene encoding uncharacterized protein isoform X3 — MASDTLTYTDSMNLKVRELLKEVQLEYSPETTATVDKVVSAIKEAIDKIPEDQVTADLAPGFVRDIKADKVEFTFKKPKSLEISGSYSIQCITKPDLNVDLFLHLPKECFYEKDYLNYRYHAKRFLYLCKIKEQLKESPLIRAVRWSSFQNEARKPILLIYPAVKLIGNAEFVVRIIPTATSLLSATKLRLERNNIRTVKQGDALQATPRYNNSILEDLFLEDNAEFVKRTFSGWKELGEALILLKVWARQRSSIYAHDCLNGFLISVLLAFLATRPGRHHINSSMNTMQIFRITVDFIATSKTWDKGIFIQPQPEKASNKDMQLFPVVICNSFEDFNLAFRLSHNGFKELRNEAALAVNSINKCEDGGFDELFITKIDFPARYDYCMRLNLRGNCEVSSLGFCLDDELWRSQEQKILSLMDQGLSDRSKSIRVIWRNTASECNFEEGLSELDNEPLLIGISVKSAESAFKMTVIGPSPEERDKALEFRKFWGEKATLRQFRDSRIAEVAVWEHEEWERHLIIKDIAEHVLSRHLSITKEKIVPVVDQLDFCLLHRDVDPISFSKSLLVALEELSKRLLQLNDIPLKVSTVQPLDSAFRMTSVFPPIPHPLAQEKGVDIKLRKPVSTCINPVEVMIQLEGSGNWPMDEIAIEKTKMAFLLRIAESLQNNWGMMFTATEDDVDVLMSGYAFRLKISHERALSLVTGQSNNCRHQWSLSADRKLLLRHQHASKINALRGRYPVYGPIVRLAKRWVSAHLFSTVLTEEAVELLVSYLFLRPLPFEPTFSRITGFLRFLRLLSKYDWAFSPLIVDFDGDFSTEEKHKIIENFMRSREEHEKDTQNLSPAMFLVTKYDITSEAWTRSSPTTAESGCWRGSWKF, encoded by the exons ATGGCGTCGGATACATTAACTTACACGGACTCGATGAACTTGAAGGTGAGGGAGCTGTTGAAGGAGGTCCAGCTCGAATACTCCCCTGAAACTACTGCAACTGTGGACAAGGTCGTCTCCGCCATAAAAGAAGCAATTGATAAAATCCCTGAAGACCAG GTTACGGCTGACTTGGCACCAGGGTTTGTTAGAGACATCAAAGCTGATAAGGTGGAATTCACGTTTAAGAAGCCAAAATCTCTAGAAATTAGCGGGAGTTATTCCATACAATGCATTACCAAACCAGATTTAAATGTGGATCTTTTTCTTCACTTGCCAAAG GAGTGTTTTTACGAAAAAGATTACCTAAATTATCGATACCATGCCAAAAGATTCCTTTATCTCTGCAAAATCAAGGAGCAGCTGAAAGAATCTCCGTTAATCAGAGCTGTGCGATGGTCTAGTTTCCAAAATGAGGCTCGGAAACCTATATTACTTATCTATCCAG CAGTTAAGCTTATTGGAAATGCTGAATTTGTTGTGAGAATAATTCCTACCGCGACATCTTTGTTAAGTGCAACAAAACTTCGCTTGGAGCGAAACAATATCCGTACTGTCAAACAAG GAGATGCTTTACAAGCAACTCCAAGGTACAATAATAGTATATTGGAGGACTTGTTTCTTGAGGATAATGCAGAATTTGTCAAAAGAACTTTCTCTGGGTGGAAAGAATTGGGGGAAGCCTTGATACTGCTAAAA GTGTGGGCTCGGCAGAGGAGTTCAATCTATGCCCATGATTGCTTAAATGGGTTTCTAATTTCTGTCTTATTGGCCTTCCTTGCAACAAGGCCTGGAAGGCATCATATAAACAGTTCCATGAATACAATGCAGATATTTCGCATCACAGTGGACTTCATCG CCACCTCTAAGACATGGGATAAGGGGATTTTTATTCAGCCCCAGCCTGAAAAAGCTTCAAACAAG GATATGCAGTTGTTTCCTGTGGTCATTTGCAATTCATTTGAGGACTTCAATTTGGCATTCCGTCTGTCGCACAATGGTTTCAAAGAG CTGCGCAATGAGGCTGCATTGGCAGTTAATAGCATCAATAAATGTGAAGATGGTGGCTTTGATGAGCTTTTTATCACAAAGATTGACTTTCCCGCTAGATATGACTACTGCATGAG GTTGAACTTGAGGGGAAACTGTGAAGTTTCTAGCTTAGGATTCTGCTTAGATGATGAACTTTGGAGATCTCAGGAGCAGAAGATACTCTCCCTCATGGACCAAGGGTTGAGCGACAGATCTAAGTCCATTCGTGTTATTTGGAGAAACACTGCATCTGAATGCAACTTTGAAGAG GGACTGTCGGAGCTAGACAATGAGCCGTTGCTTATTGGGATTTCTGTCAAATCAGCAGAATCAGCCTTTAAAATGACTGTCATAGGTCCTAGCCCTGAGGAAAGAGATAAG GCTTTAGAATTTCGGAAGTTTTGGGGAGAAAAGGCGACTCTTCGACAGTTTCGCGATAGTAGAATAGCTGAAGTTGCAG TATGGGAACACGAGGAATGGGAAAGGCATCTCATCATAAAAGATATTGCCGAGCATGTTTTGTCTAGGCATCTTTCCATCACCAAAGAAAAAATCGTTCCTGTTGTGGATCAACTTGATTTTTGTCTCCTCCACAGGGATGTAG ATCCTATATCATTCTCAAAAAGTTTGCTGGTGGCACTTGAAGAGCTGTCAAAGCGTTTGCTTCAACTTAATGACATTCCACTAAAGGTGTCGACTGTGCAACCTCTGGACTCAG CTTTCAGGATGACATCTGTCTTCCCGCCCATCCCTCATCCTTTGGCACAGGAGAAGGGTGTTGACATAAAACTAAGGAAGCCTGTTTCAACCTGTATAAATCCAGTTGAAGTTATGATTCAG CTTGAAGGATCTGGAAATTGGCCAATGGACGAAATTGCAATAGAGAAGACAAAAATGGCGTTTCTTCTCAGAATTGCTGAGAG TCTGCAGAACAATTGGGGGATGATGTTTACTGCTACAGAAGATGATGTAGATGTTCTGATGTCTGGCTATGCATTCCGCCTTAAAATTTCTCATGAAAGGGCTCTAAGTTTGGTGACTGGGCAAA GTAATAATTGTCGACATCAATGGAGCCTCTCTGCTGACAGAAAACTTCTTCTACGACACCAACATGCAAGCAAGATTAATGCTTTAAGGGGTCGTTATCCCGTGTATGGACCAATTGTTCG GCTGGCTAAAAGATGGGTTTCTGCACACCTATTTTCCACGGTGCTGACAGAGGAGGCAGTTGAACTATTGGTTTCATATCTTTTCTTGAGACCTTTGCCATTTGAACCTACTTTCTCCCGAATAACAGGATTTTTGAG GTTCTTACGATTATTGTCAAAATATGATTGGGCCTTTTCACCCTTAATCGTTGATTTCGATGGCGACTTTTCGACTGAGGAGAAACATAAGATTATT GAGAATTTCATGAGGAGTAGAGAAGAGCATGAAAAGGATACTCAAAATTTAAGTCCTGCAATGTTCTTAGTTACTAAATATGACATCACATCTGAAGCATGGACAAGATCTTCACCAACTACAGCA GAAAGTGGCTGCTGGAGAGGCTCATGGAAATTTTAG
- the LOC104111149 gene encoding uncharacterized protein isoform X2 produces MASDTLTYTDSMNLKVRELLKEVQLEYSPETTATVDKVVSAIKEAIDKIPEDQVTADLAPGFVRDIKADKVEFTFKKPKSLEISGSYSIQCITKPDLNVDLFLHLPKECFYEKDYLNYRYHAKRFLYLCKIKEQLKESPLIRAVRWSSFQNEARKPILLIYPVKLIGNAEFVVRIIPTATSLLSATKLRLERNNIRTVKQGDALQATPRYNNSILEDLFLEDNAEFVKRTFSGWKELGEALILLKVWARQRSSIYAHDCLNGFLISVLLAFLATRPGRHHINSSMNTMQIFRITVDFIATSKTWDKGIFIQPQPEKASNKDMQLFPVVICNSFEDFNLAFRLSHNGFKELRNEAALAVNSINKCEDGGFDELFITKIDFPARYDYCMRLNLRGNCEVSSLGFCLDDELWRSQEQKILSLMDQGLSDRSKSIRVIWRNTASECNFEEGLSELDNEPLLIGISVKSAESAFKMTVIGPSPEERDKALEFRKFWGEKATLRQFRDSRIAEVAVWEHEEWERHLIIKDIAEHVLSRHLSITKEKIVPVVDQLDFCLLHRDVDPISFSKSLLVALEELSKRLLQLNDIPLKVSTVQPLDSAFRMTSVFPPIPHPLAQEKGVDIKLRKPVSTCINPVEVMIQLEGSGNWPMDEIAIEKTKMAFLLRIAESLQNNWGMMFTATEDDVDVLMSGYAFRLKISHERALSLVTGQSNNCRHQWSLSADRKLLLRHQHASKINALRGRYPVYGPIVRLAKRWVSAHLFSTVLTEEAVELLVSYLFLRPLPFEPTFSRITGFLRFLRLLSKYDWAFSPLIVDFDGDFSTEEKHKIIENFMRSREEHEKDTQNLSPAMFLVTKYDITSEAWTRSSPTTAELRRLVTYSTSSVNLLTKLILQDGYDSYGWKCLLRTPLNNYDAVVLLHRDKLPYPQHLLFPSELKQERCVVRGHATKIFHPFFLPGDFKVNYGELKSKLMVNFDPVRCFVTDIQARFPDGVKVWHDALGGDALGLTLAKASSKKRKHDDSTEESKDLLITLKTIGEVGKGLVRSIHVVKTRKSNN; encoded by the exons ATGGCGTCGGATACATTAACTTACACGGACTCGATGAACTTGAAGGTGAGGGAGCTGTTGAAGGAGGTCCAGCTCGAATACTCCCCTGAAACTACTGCAACTGTGGACAAGGTCGTCTCCGCCATAAAAGAAGCAATTGATAAAATCCCTGAAGACCAG GTTACGGCTGACTTGGCACCAGGGTTTGTTAGAGACATCAAAGCTGATAAGGTGGAATTCACGTTTAAGAAGCCAAAATCTCTAGAAATTAGCGGGAGTTATTCCATACAATGCATTACCAAACCAGATTTAAATGTGGATCTTTTTCTTCACTTGCCAAAG GAGTGTTTTTACGAAAAAGATTACCTAAATTATCGATACCATGCCAAAAGATTCCTTTATCTCTGCAAAATCAAGGAGCAGCTGAAAGAATCTCCGTTAATCAGAGCTGTGCGATGGTCTAGTTTCCAAAATGAGGCTCGGAAACCTATATTACTTATCTATCCAG TTAAGCTTATTGGAAATGCTGAATTTGTTGTGAGAATAATTCCTACCGCGACATCTTTGTTAAGTGCAACAAAACTTCGCTTGGAGCGAAACAATATCCGTACTGTCAAACAAG GAGATGCTTTACAAGCAACTCCAAGGTACAATAATAGTATATTGGAGGACTTGTTTCTTGAGGATAATGCAGAATTTGTCAAAAGAACTTTCTCTGGGTGGAAAGAATTGGGGGAAGCCTTGATACTGCTAAAA GTGTGGGCTCGGCAGAGGAGTTCAATCTATGCCCATGATTGCTTAAATGGGTTTCTAATTTCTGTCTTATTGGCCTTCCTTGCAACAAGGCCTGGAAGGCATCATATAAACAGTTCCATGAATACAATGCAGATATTTCGCATCACAGTGGACTTCATCG CCACCTCTAAGACATGGGATAAGGGGATTTTTATTCAGCCCCAGCCTGAAAAAGCTTCAAACAAG GATATGCAGTTGTTTCCTGTGGTCATTTGCAATTCATTTGAGGACTTCAATTTGGCATTCCGTCTGTCGCACAATGGTTTCAAAGAG CTGCGCAATGAGGCTGCATTGGCAGTTAATAGCATCAATAAATGTGAAGATGGTGGCTTTGATGAGCTTTTTATCACAAAGATTGACTTTCCCGCTAGATATGACTACTGCATGAG GTTGAACTTGAGGGGAAACTGTGAAGTTTCTAGCTTAGGATTCTGCTTAGATGATGAACTTTGGAGATCTCAGGAGCAGAAGATACTCTCCCTCATGGACCAAGGGTTGAGCGACAGATCTAAGTCCATTCGTGTTATTTGGAGAAACACTGCATCTGAATGCAACTTTGAAGAG GGACTGTCGGAGCTAGACAATGAGCCGTTGCTTATTGGGATTTCTGTCAAATCAGCAGAATCAGCCTTTAAAATGACTGTCATAGGTCCTAGCCCTGAGGAAAGAGATAAG GCTTTAGAATTTCGGAAGTTTTGGGGAGAAAAGGCGACTCTTCGACAGTTTCGCGATAGTAGAATAGCTGAAGTTGCAG TATGGGAACACGAGGAATGGGAAAGGCATCTCATCATAAAAGATATTGCCGAGCATGTTTTGTCTAGGCATCTTTCCATCACCAAAGAAAAAATCGTTCCTGTTGTGGATCAACTTGATTTTTGTCTCCTCCACAGGGATGTAG ATCCTATATCATTCTCAAAAAGTTTGCTGGTGGCACTTGAAGAGCTGTCAAAGCGTTTGCTTCAACTTAATGACATTCCACTAAAGGTGTCGACTGTGCAACCTCTGGACTCAG CTTTCAGGATGACATCTGTCTTCCCGCCCATCCCTCATCCTTTGGCACAGGAGAAGGGTGTTGACATAAAACTAAGGAAGCCTGTTTCAACCTGTATAAATCCAGTTGAAGTTATGATTCAG CTTGAAGGATCTGGAAATTGGCCAATGGACGAAATTGCAATAGAGAAGACAAAAATGGCGTTTCTTCTCAGAATTGCTGAGAG TCTGCAGAACAATTGGGGGATGATGTTTACTGCTACAGAAGATGATGTAGATGTTCTGATGTCTGGCTATGCATTCCGCCTTAAAATTTCTCATGAAAGGGCTCTAAGTTTGGTGACTGGGCAAA GTAATAATTGTCGACATCAATGGAGCCTCTCTGCTGACAGAAAACTTCTTCTACGACACCAACATGCAAGCAAGATTAATGCTTTAAGGGGTCGTTATCCCGTGTATGGACCAATTGTTCG GCTGGCTAAAAGATGGGTTTCTGCACACCTATTTTCCACGGTGCTGACAGAGGAGGCAGTTGAACTATTGGTTTCATATCTTTTCTTGAGACCTTTGCCATTTGAACCTACTTTCTCCCGAATAACAGGATTTTTGAG GTTCTTACGATTATTGTCAAAATATGATTGGGCCTTTTCACCCTTAATCGTTGATTTCGATGGCGACTTTTCGACTGAGGAGAAACATAAGATTATT GAGAATTTCATGAGGAGTAGAGAAGAGCATGAAAAGGATACTCAAAATTTAAGTCCTGCAATGTTCTTAGTTACTAAATATGACATCACATCTGAAGCATGGACAAGATCTTCACCAACTACAGCA GAGCTAAGAAGATTGGTGACTTATTCAACTAGCAGTGTGAATTTGTTGACCAAACTGATTTTGCAAGATGGATATGATTCTTATGGATGGAAA TGTCTTCTCCGCACGCCTCTGAACAACTACGATGCTGTTGTTCTTCTCCACAGGGATAAATTGCCCTACCCCCAGCATCTTCTCTTTCCATCCGAGCTCAAACAAG AGCGGTGTGTGGTGCGGGGGCATGCAACCAAGATTTTCCATCCTTTCTTTTTGCCTGGAGACTTCAAAGTGAACTATGGGGAACTGAAAAGTAAGCTGATGGTGAATTTTGATCCAGTAAGGTGCTTTGTTACCGATATCCAGGCAA GATTTCCCGATGGGGTGAAGGTGTGGCACGATGCTTTGGGTGGTGATGCTCTTGGTCTTACATTAGCAAAAGCAAGTTCAAAG AAACGAAAGCATGATGACTCGACAGAGGAGAGCAAGGATCTTCTGATTACGCTAAAAACCATAGGCGAGGTCGGCAAAGGCCTTGTGAGAAGTATCCATGTTGTCAAGACCCGAAAAAGTAATAATTAA